The following are encoded in a window of Longibacter salinarum genomic DNA:
- a CDS encoding OmpA family protein, giving the protein MALPYPMRMLALALTIVLASLFSASAHAQETQPVRIEDEQGNTITFEVGEKAFADTVTSFDPGDPMSKQTAEDGTLALGLPNYERGRGIETAITLGCGGVLELQFTDNVLIDREGPDLHVFEVGPDVEPTFVSVSTDGNEWNEVGGIEGGTASVDISDVADAGDVFRFVRLTDDGEDCSGNYPGADIDAVGAIHASQVIELAGALLFDLDSSALRAEAKVRLREIAETLEKREVESATIVGHTDSQGSAAYNDSLSLERAQSVRTYLTETLDVSGIEFTVRGAGASEPVAPNDTAEGRRRNRRVEFIF; this is encoded by the coding sequence ATGGCACTGCCTTATCCTATGCGGATGCTTGCACTCGCACTGACGATCGTCCTCGCCAGCCTGTTCAGTGCGTCAGCGCACGCACAGGAAACACAGCCCGTTAGGATCGAAGACGAGCAAGGCAACACGATCACGTTCGAGGTCGGAGAAAAAGCCTTTGCCGACACCGTCACCTCGTTCGACCCGGGCGACCCGATGTCAAAGCAAACCGCTGAGGACGGCACACTCGCCCTCGGCCTCCCGAACTACGAGCGCGGCCGCGGCATCGAGACAGCAATAACCCTCGGTTGCGGCGGCGTGCTGGAGCTTCAGTTTACCGACAACGTCCTCATCGACCGCGAAGGCCCCGACCTGCACGTGTTCGAAGTCGGCCCGGACGTCGAACCGACGTTCGTGTCCGTCTCCACCGATGGGAATGAGTGGAACGAAGTCGGAGGCATCGAAGGCGGCACCGCCTCGGTCGATATCTCCGACGTCGCTGACGCGGGCGATGTCTTCCGGTTCGTTCGGCTGACCGACGACGGCGAGGACTGCAGCGGCAACTATCCCGGGGCTGACATCGACGCCGTCGGCGCCATTCACGCGAGCCAGGTGATCGAGCTCGCCGGCGCCCTCCTCTTTGATCTCGACAGCAGCGCCCTCCGTGCGGAAGCGAAGGTCCGCCTCCGCGAGATCGCCGAGACGCTGGAGAAACGCGAGGTCGAGTCCGCCACCATCGTCGGCCACACCGATTCGCAAGGCTCTGCCGCCTACAACGACTCGCTTTCGCTGGAGCGCGCACAGAGCGTGCGGACGTACCTGACCGAGACGCTCGACGTGAGCGGGATCGAGTTCACCGTCCGGGGTGCCGGCGCCAGCGAGCCGGTCGCGCCGAACGACACCGCCGAGGGTCGCCGCCGCAACCGCCGCGTGGAGTTTATATTTTGA
- a CDS encoding thioredoxin family protein: MILRRSIATFLTLLLIVGLGPLAAQAQQAQVNQPAPDFTLQAADGETHSLSDFEGKYVVLEWLNYGCPFVQKHYQSGNMQKLQKEYTEKDVVWLSIVSSAEGKQGYYPPDEMVEQKKKHDGEMTAILMDPSGEVGQTYGARVTPHMYVINPEGQLIYMGGIDDKPTTDVADIEGATNYVQLALDAAMNGEEVEIQTAKPYGCTVKYAAR; encoded by the coding sequence ATGATACTTCGCCGAAGCATCGCCACATTTCTCACGCTCCTTCTGATCGTGGGCCTCGGCCCTCTCGCCGCGCAGGCCCAGCAGGCTCAGGTCAACCAGCCGGCTCCGGACTTCACGCTGCAGGCCGCTGACGGGGAGACGCACAGCCTGTCCGATTTTGAGGGGAAGTACGTCGTCCTCGAGTGGCTCAACTACGGATGCCCGTTCGTTCAGAAGCACTACCAGAGCGGCAACATGCAGAAGCTACAGAAGGAATACACCGAGAAGGACGTCGTCTGGCTGTCGATCGTCTCGAGCGCGGAAGGGAAGCAGGGCTACTACCCGCCGGACGAGATGGTCGAGCAGAAAAAGAAGCACGACGGCGAGATGACCGCGATCCTGATGGATCCGTCGGGGGAGGTGGGCCAGACGTACGGCGCTCGCGTCACGCCGCACATGTACGTGATCAATCCGGAGGGCCAGCTCATCTACATGGGCGGCATCGATGACAAGCCGACCACCGACGTTGCCGACATCGAGGGCGCGACGAACTACGTCCAGCTGGCGCTCGACGCCGCGATGAACGGGGAGGAGGTTGAGATTCAGACCGCGAAGCCGTACGGTTGCACCGTGAAGTATGCGGCCCGGTAG
- a CDS encoding arsenate reductase ArsC → MTAQDTTRVLFVCTANAARSQMAEALLRARGGDAYSVYSAGSEPTEVHPLAVEAMADLDIDLTGHRSESLDTYRDDVFDYVITLCAGTRDVSPSIRANEMVIHRPFDDPDGYPEAKQPQAFRRIRDEIADWIDQLFLLQAA, encoded by the coding sequence ATGACTGCCCAGGATACGACGCGGGTTCTCTTCGTCTGCACGGCGAATGCCGCCCGGTCTCAGATGGCCGAAGCCCTCCTTCGCGCTCGCGGAGGGGACGCTTATTCCGTCTACAGCGCGGGCTCCGAACCCACGGAGGTGCATCCGTTGGCCGTGGAGGCCATGGCCGACCTCGACATCGACCTGACCGGTCACCGATCCGAGTCGCTCGACACCTATCGCGACGACGTCTTCGACTACGTCATCACGCTTTGCGCTGGCACGCGCGACGTCAGCCCCTCGATTCGGGCCAATGAGATGGTCATCCACCGTCCGTTCGACGACCCCGACGGCTATCCCGAGGCGAAGCAGCCCCAGGCCTTCCGCCGCATCCGCGACGAAATCGCCGACTGGATCGACCAGCTCTTCCTCCTCCAGGCGGCGTAG
- a CDS encoding NAD-dependent epimerase/dehydratase family protein produces MNLRLPLPGTIHLLGSHHQRSEMQVVVTGAAGFIGSHLAERLARDGHHVVGIDNFAPFYDRSQKRRNAERLANLGITIHAADLVTDPLAPILSDVDALFHLAAQPGLSPSTTPEAFTRNNVRATERVVAHLDDHPTLRAFVYASSSSVYGADATVAEDGPLAPTSIYGETKLEGERIIDAASDHASWDACTLRLFSVYGPRERPDKLIPKAARCAIKCEPFPLFRGSEHHRRSFTYVGDAVDGLVAALDRFDQCAGETINVGTPRSVSTMEVLRCITDVVGRRLCIDRLPPREGDQQRTEARIDRARRLLDFEPRTSLLEGIRAEVDWILQVLDPRTVTPCGLS; encoded by the coding sequence ATGAATCTACGTCTTCCTCTCCCTGGTACCATTCACCTATTGGGTTCGCACCATCAGCGCTCAGAAATGCAGGTTGTCGTCACCGGCGCAGCCGGATTCATCGGATCGCATCTCGCGGAACGCCTCGCACGAGATGGGCACCACGTCGTGGGCATTGATAATTTTGCGCCGTTCTACGACCGTTCGCAAAAACGACGCAACGCGGAGCGGCTCGCAAATCTCGGCATCACCATCCACGCAGCGGATCTGGTCACCGACCCGCTCGCGCCGATTCTGTCGGACGTCGACGCCCTCTTTCACCTCGCGGCGCAGCCGGGCCTCTCTCCATCGACGACACCTGAGGCATTCACGCGCAACAACGTTCGGGCAACGGAGCGTGTCGTCGCCCATCTCGACGACCACCCGACGCTCCGCGCCTTTGTCTACGCCTCCTCGTCCTCGGTCTACGGCGCCGATGCTACGGTCGCGGAGGACGGCCCTCTTGCTCCCACATCGATCTACGGAGAAACGAAGCTAGAGGGCGAACGCATCATCGATGCTGCAAGCGATCACGCGAGCTGGGATGCGTGCACCCTCCGGCTCTTTTCCGTCTACGGCCCCCGCGAACGGCCCGACAAGCTGATCCCAAAGGCTGCACGGTGTGCTATCAAGTGCGAGCCGTTTCCTCTCTTTCGGGGAAGTGAACATCACCGTCGGAGCTTCACGTACGTGGGGGACGCCGTGGACGGGCTCGTCGCCGCCCTGGACCGCTTCGACCAGTGTGCGGGCGAAACCATCAACGTCGGAACCCCCAGATCCGTATCCACCATGGAGGTGCTCCGCTGCATCACGGACGTCGTCGGTCGACGCCTGTGTATCGATCGGCTTCCGCCGCGGGAGGGCGACCAGCAACGAACCGAAGCCCGCATCGACCGGGCCCGACGCCTACTCGACTTTGAGCCGCGCACGTCGCTGCTGGAGGGCATCCGGGCCGAGGTGGATTGGATCCTTCAGGTCCTTGATCCGCGGACGGTCACGCCCTGCGGATTGTCGTAA
- a CDS encoding phosphorothioated DNA-binding restriction endonuclease, whose translation MERDTIRSRFEELTVWSRGDQRAPHKPLLVLYALAELERGNRWVGFLDVDEHVTALLKEFGPPRKSHHAEYPFWRLQNDGVWTVLDAENLTRRASNTDPLKSELKEHNTRAGFLPDVWSALEDDAALRHEIARMLLDEHFADSLHEDILDAVGLDLTYRSTKRPSRDPAFRQDVLRAYRYRCAVCGFDLKLDARPIGLEAAHIKWRQARGPDQVSNGICLCALHHKMLDKGAIHFTVDLKLMLSESLHGSNPHFRELQDQEGQRIHVPQRDAYYPDENFVQWHVKEVFRGEYAAG comes from the coding sequence ATGGAACGCGACACGATACGTAGCCGATTTGAGGAGTTGACTGTCTGGAGTCGGGGAGATCAACGTGCGCCGCATAAGCCGTTACTCGTTCTCTACGCTCTCGCAGAATTGGAGCGAGGAAATCGGTGGGTGGGCTTTCTCGATGTTGATGAGCATGTGACGGCTCTTTTAAAAGAGTTTGGTCCACCGCGGAAGAGCCATCACGCGGAGTATCCGTTCTGGCGTTTGCAGAACGACGGTGTCTGGACGGTGCTGGATGCGGAGAATCTGACGCGCCGTGCCTCGAACACCGATCCGCTCAAGAGCGAGCTCAAAGAACACAACACACGGGCCGGATTCCTGCCGGACGTCTGGTCAGCGCTCGAAGACGACGCAGCACTCCGTCACGAGATCGCCCGGATGCTGTTGGACGAGCACTTCGCCGACTCTCTCCATGAGGACATCCTCGACGCCGTCGGATTAGACCTGACGTATCGGTCGACGAAGCGTCCATCGCGCGATCCAGCGTTCAGGCAGGATGTGCTCCGTGCCTATCGCTACCGGTGCGCCGTATGCGGGTTTGACCTGAAACTCGACGCGCGTCCGATCGGCCTGGAAGCCGCGCACATCAAGTGGCGCCAGGCGAGAGGACCGGACCAGGTCTCGAACGGCATCTGCCTGTGCGCCCTGCATCACAAGATGCTCGACAAAGGTGCCATTCATTTTACGGTCGACCTCAAACTGATGCTCTCGGAGTCGCTGCATGGATCCAATCCGCACTTTCGGGAACTGCAGGATCAGGAAGGCCAGCGAATTCACGTCCCGCAGCGAGACGCATACTATCCGGACGAGAATTTCGTGCAGTGGCACGTGAAAGAGGTCTTCCGCGGGGAGTACGCCGCCGGATAG
- a CDS encoding protoporphyrinogen/coproporphyrinogen oxidase, whose translation MSKDIADEQRITILGGGPAGLAMGMYGRRERLDVQLYEANNEVGGNARTLRLGPFRYDTGAHRWHDKDAEITADVKALLGDDLRLVDAPSQICWRGRRIDFPLAPYDLMRKLPWSLLGRISREQFSIPRVSVGAEHFHEMALQSYGPTLANLFLLNYTEKLWGTDSSELSPRVAGDRLEGLDLKTFFLEAFGSRIGKARHLDGSFYYPKYGYGQITDATADAAGRENIRTGARITRLVHDGRRIMHVEVNGEEIADVETVVSTLPLTILLRQLHPAPPEEVLALADSIRFRNLRLVVLGLDRPHVTRNASLYFPERSVPFTRLYEPKNRSADTAPADQTVVVLERPCQSDDDAWTQPDDALFEAACDLLETQGLAHRDEVVAREHHAMPFAYPILEVGAADVAAEIRDYLDRFENLHLLGRSAGFAYTHVHELYAEAKALAGELVGSAVAR comes from the coding sequence ATGAGTAAGGATATTGCCGACGAACAGAGAATCACGATTCTGGGCGGCGGTCCGGCCGGACTGGCGATGGGTATGTATGGCCGTCGCGAACGGCTGGACGTCCAGCTGTATGAGGCGAACAACGAGGTCGGGGGAAATGCGCGGACATTGCGGCTGGGACCGTTTCGCTACGACACCGGCGCCCACCGCTGGCACGATAAGGACGCCGAGATCACGGCCGACGTCAAAGCGCTCCTGGGCGACGACCTCCGACTTGTCGACGCGCCGAGTCAGATTTGCTGGCGTGGCCGCCGTATCGATTTCCCGCTCGCCCCGTACGACCTGATGCGGAAGCTGCCGTGGTCGCTTCTCGGGCGGATCTCTCGCGAGCAGTTCTCGATTCCGCGCGTCTCCGTCGGGGCGGAGCATTTCCACGAGATGGCGCTGCAGAGCTACGGCCCGACACTAGCGAATCTCTTTCTGCTGAACTACACGGAGAAGCTGTGGGGGACCGACTCGAGTGAGCTGTCGCCCCGCGTCGCCGGCGATCGGCTCGAAGGGCTCGACCTCAAGACGTTCTTTCTGGAAGCCTTCGGCTCACGCATCGGGAAGGCGCGGCACCTGGACGGCTCGTTCTACTACCCGAAGTACGGCTACGGACAGATCACGGACGCGACGGCCGATGCGGCTGGACGGGAGAACATCCGGACCGGAGCGCGCATCACCCGGCTCGTCCACGACGGCCGGCGCATCATGCACGTCGAAGTGAATGGCGAAGAAATTGCCGACGTGGAGACGGTCGTCAGCACCTTACCGCTCACGATCCTTCTCCGCCAACTTCATCCGGCACCGCCGGAGGAGGTGCTTGCGCTTGCCGACTCGATTCGCTTTCGCAATCTCCGGCTGGTCGTGCTTGGCCTCGACCGGCCGCATGTCACACGGAACGCCTCGCTATACTTTCCCGAACGCTCCGTTCCGTTTACTCGCCTCTACGAGCCCAAGAACCGAAGCGCCGACACTGCGCCGGCCGATCAGACCGTCGTCGTGCTCGAACGGCCGTGCCAGTCGGACGATGACGCATGGACGCAGCCGGACGATGCCCTGTTCGAAGCTGCCTGTGATCTGTTGGAAACGCAGGGTCTCGCGCACCGGGACGAGGTCGTCGCCCGTGAGCATCATGCGATGCCGTTCGCGTACCCGATCCTGGAGGTCGGCGCCGCCGATGTCGCCGCCGAGATCCGTGACTACCTCGACCGATTCGAAAATCTCCACCTGCTGGGGCGGAGCGCCGGGTTCGCCTACACGCACGTTCATGAGCTCTACGCGGAGGCGAAGGCACTGGCGGGTGAGCTTGTGGGGTCTGCAGTGGCTCGTTAG
- a CDS encoding ABC transporter permease: MLMRSPMYASINLGGLGAGLACCLLAIAFVQHERQWEQHHDDAERIYRVISERGGELWSSVSFSRSAHDDPVAQLALPHQLEASIPEVERAAQFTILRGEEALDYIETPDGRRHVSPPRLVTNTGAAFADLFSFEKVSGAPLSQALEKPGSAVLTRPTAERYFADADPIGQTLTVHRGGGETSAFTVRSVIEEPPDDSRIQFGIATRVSVIDHSAAFQYVLLQKGAAPDALDEAIESAMTTVNPSLTEPDSDWEGARLQALTDVYLSAPTLYDRGPNRDIRSLWIFVGIAVLVLMITVINYANLGLALHAGRTQEIGARKAVGADDWQIATTFLAETLILAVASVPLAMALATVGLPVLNHVMATDISGAWLVEPTIISALAGVAALAGLVAGSYPTIVLSRKGVTDLLRPSMRPSGLAGRGWSMRHTLIALQFGTLILLGSVSLVAYQHLQSMETDELGYDPGGVVEVTSIQNDRQAYQRFRRLALQSSTVKAVGMGSAVPNDIEGHIAFAITSEDGDRRTFEAGASHAVDVHWCQAMGIEHSVVDSMIAQGDDAPVRWLINETASDLVKGDPVGATWSFQPEDPSATGFQIDGVIPDLHLVSKRHAIPPAVYRVFSNPPWAGNAVVRFRTSQTKDGMEHLREIWSSIRPDTPFAATFLTQQHEQFYAQERRFTLLAAGIGGLALLLAVVGLANLVGQLTQQRKREIGIRKALGASKTSILALLNREYLGIIAAAFLLGAPIAWVAVHRWLQSYAVATEIPVWPFVVTGTVAFLVAVATVTAHGMRAASVDPSAVLRAE, encoded by the coding sequence ATGTTGATGCGTTCTCCGATGTACGCATCGATTAATCTGGGCGGTCTGGGGGCGGGGCTGGCATGCTGCCTGTTGGCCATCGCCTTCGTACAGCACGAGCGCCAATGGGAGCAGCACCACGACGACGCAGAACGGATCTACCGGGTCATCAGCGAGCGCGGCGGGGAGCTCTGGTCAAGCGTCTCTTTTTCTCGATCGGCCCACGACGATCCGGTCGCACAGCTCGCACTCCCGCACCAGCTCGAGGCCTCGATTCCGGAAGTCGAGCGGGCCGCCCAGTTTACGATTCTTCGAGGCGAAGAGGCTCTGGACTATATCGAGACGCCCGATGGCCGTCGCCACGTGTCCCCGCCGCGCCTGGTGACGAACACCGGAGCCGCATTTGCTGACCTGTTTTCGTTTGAGAAGGTCTCCGGTGCCCCGCTAAGTCAGGCGTTGGAGAAGCCCGGATCGGCCGTTCTCACGCGACCTACGGCAGAAAGGTATTTTGCCGACGCCGATCCGATCGGACAGACATTAACGGTGCATCGCGGCGGCGGGGAGACGTCGGCATTCACCGTGCGATCGGTGATCGAAGAGCCACCGGACGACTCGCGGATTCAGTTTGGGATCGCGACCCGTGTGTCCGTAATCGACCACTCCGCTGCCTTTCAGTACGTGCTTCTGCAGAAAGGTGCAGCACCGGATGCTCTTGACGAAGCGATCGAGTCGGCGATGACCACCGTGAATCCCTCGCTAACAGAACCAGACAGCGATTGGGAGGGAGCGCGTCTTCAGGCGTTGACGGATGTCTACTTGAGCGCTCCCACCCTCTACGACCGCGGCCCGAATCGCGATATCCGGTCGCTCTGGATCTTTGTGGGAATCGCTGTTCTCGTGTTGATGATCACCGTGATTAACTACGCGAACCTCGGACTGGCTCTCCATGCGGGGCGGACGCAGGAGATTGGCGCGCGAAAGGCCGTCGGCGCGGATGACTGGCAGATTGCGACGACATTTTTGGCGGAAACCCTGATTCTGGCCGTCGCGAGTGTCCCGCTGGCGATGGCACTCGCTACAGTAGGGCTGCCTGTTTTAAATCACGTGATGGCAACGGACATCTCGGGAGCGTGGCTGGTCGAGCCAACCATCATATCTGCGTTGGCCGGGGTGGCTGCGCTTGCGGGCTTGGTCGCAGGGAGCTATCCAACGATCGTATTGTCACGGAAAGGTGTAACCGATCTCTTGCGCCCGTCGATGCGTCCGTCCGGTCTTGCGGGACGCGGGTGGTCGATGCGGCATACCCTGATCGCTCTGCAGTTTGGCACGTTGATCCTGCTCGGGAGCGTGAGTCTCGTCGCCTACCAGCACCTGCAGAGTATGGAGACGGACGAACTCGGGTATGACCCGGGCGGTGTCGTGGAGGTGACGAGCATTCAAAACGATCGCCAGGCGTACCAGCGATTTCGTCGTCTCGCGTTACAATCCTCTACCGTTAAAGCTGTCGGTATGGGCTCCGCGGTGCCGAATGACATCGAAGGCCATATCGCATTTGCCATTACGAGCGAGGATGGAGACCGACGGACGTTCGAGGCGGGCGCGAGTCATGCGGTCGATGTTCACTGGTGCCAGGCCATGGGAATCGAGCACTCGGTCGTGGACTCGATGATCGCCCAGGGGGACGACGCTCCCGTCCGATGGCTGATCAATGAAACGGCTTCCGATCTGGTGAAGGGCGATCCAGTAGGAGCAACCTGGAGTTTTCAGCCCGAAGATCCGTCCGCGACCGGATTCCAAATCGACGGCGTCATTCCGGATCTGCATCTGGTGTCGAAGCGTCACGCGATCCCGCCCGCGGTGTATCGAGTCTTTTCGAACCCACCATGGGCCGGGAACGCCGTAGTCCGCTTCCGGACAAGCCAGACGAAGGACGGCATGGAGCATCTTCGAGAGATATGGTCGAGCATTCGTCCGGATACGCCGTTTGCGGCAACGTTTCTCACGCAGCAACACGAACAGTTTTATGCGCAGGAGCGACGCTTCACGCTGCTTGCAGCAGGAATTGGCGGTCTCGCACTGCTACTTGCAGTCGTCGGACTGGCCAATCTGGTCGGGCAACTCACGCAGCAACGGAAGCGAGAGATCGGGATTCGGAAAGCGCTCGGGGCGTCGAAGACGAGCATTTTGGCGCTTTTGAATCGCGAGTATCTCGGAATCATCGCCGCCGCGTTTCTGCTCGGTGCTCCGATTGCGTGGGTCGCGGTGCATCGGTGGTTGCAATCGTATGCCGTTGCAACGGAGATCCCGGTCTGGCCATTTGTTGTTACCGGAACCGTCGCTTTCCTGGTTGCAGTTGCCACGGTAACCGCTCACGGCATGAGGGCCGCCTCCGTTGATCCCTCTGCGGTGCTTCGCGCGGAGTAG
- a CDS encoding DUF6884 domain-containing protein, whose amino-acid sequence MSLALVACVKTKRSEPAPAEQLYTSPWFKKARQYAIQESETWRILSAKHGLLHPETKIPPYETTLYDFSADQRWEWTSSVLKSLHPLLRIHDEVLILAGKRYREYIIDPLRENGVTVRIPMEGLGLGEQLRYLNEQLDG is encoded by the coding sequence ATGTCTTTAGCTCTCGTGGCCTGCGTAAAGACGAAACGATCGGAGCCGGCACCAGCCGAGCAATTGTACACCAGTCCATGGTTTAAAAAGGCTCGACAGTACGCGATTCAAGAAAGCGAGACGTGGCGTATTCTGTCTGCCAAACACGGATTGCTTCATCCAGAAACGAAGATTCCTCCCTACGAAACGACGCTTTACGATTTTAGCGCCGATCAGCGTTGGGAATGGACCTCCTCCGTACTGAAGAGCTTGCATCCACTTCTGCGTATCCACGATGAGGTTCTAATCCTTGCCGGCAAGCGGTACCGCGAGTACATCATCGACCCTCTCCGTGAGAACGGAGTCACCGTGCGCATTCCAATGGAAGGGCTCGGACTTGGCGAGCAACTCCGGTATCTGAATGAGCAGCTCGACGGATGA
- a CDS encoding protein-disulfide reductase DsbD family protein, with product MLSTLRFSVWVVVLGMTSLFLTGPNAVAQTAIDTTDSSPHSEASLASDVQAIAPGQTFTVALDLEMEPGWHSYWINPGDSGEPIDVDWSLPGGFTVGELQFPFPHRIDASILTSYGYSDRVQLLAQVQAPDDLQAGTEITISGDATWLICADVCLPASGTIERTFEVREEAVSASAEEVQRIETTRQQIPKQLDGWVAEASQSEGSYGLAFTQTDGDVPAIDSAGFFPTEGEVLDHTAAQPLTRQGDAFLMALQQSQYARSPVDTLRGVLVAPKGASWHPDREVRAIEISAPVVEEGTGQLSILDGAALAGSSGAGGVSLVWALVLAFAGGMLLNLMPCVFPVLSIKILGFADSSGDDPSAMRRHGWLFGAGVLVSMWILAGTLLGLRAAGSEIGWGFQLQSPAFVALMTLLFTGIGFYLLGSFDVGTSLMNWGGRMQTAGPSDGNRGAFLTGVLATVVATPCTAPFMGAALGVALASSTVGALAIFSMLGAGMATPYVALSMSPGLLEKLPNPGTWMETLKQAFAFPMFATAIWLVWVFAQQTGDTAVAMLLLGVLLFGVAAWILNRWSPATLTRTARVASRTVAAVLLAGGVALAILGSQSQSVSASTNTSMSTDSAWQSYSAAAVDSLRASGRPVFIDFTAAWCLTCQVNKQTVLTSPDVEQAFREKDVALVRADWTNRDAEITRALESHGRSGVPLYVYYDGPDARPDILPEVLTKDIVLRRLDGSS from the coding sequence ATGTTGTCCACGCTTCGCTTCTCTGTCTGGGTCGTCGTGCTCGGGATGACCAGTCTCTTCCTAACCGGCCCGAATGCGGTCGCTCAGACGGCGATCGACACGACGGATTCGAGTCCGCACAGCGAAGCGTCTCTGGCGAGCGACGTGCAGGCGATTGCACCCGGCCAGACGTTCACCGTGGCCCTCGATCTTGAGATGGAGCCCGGGTGGCACAGCTACTGGATCAATCCGGGTGATTCCGGGGAACCGATCGATGTCGACTGGTCGCTCCCGGGTGGATTTACTGTCGGAGAGCTCCAGTTTCCGTTTCCGCACCGCATCGACGCCAGTATTCTGACGAGTTACGGGTATTCCGACCGCGTGCAGCTGCTCGCGCAGGTTCAGGCGCCGGACGACCTACAGGCCGGGACGGAAATCACCATCTCAGGAGATGCTACGTGGCTGATCTGTGCGGACGTCTGTCTGCCGGCTTCGGGCACGATTGAGCGAACGTTTGAGGTGCGCGAAGAGGCGGTCTCGGCTTCAGCGGAGGAGGTGCAGCGTATCGAGACAACGCGACAGCAGATTCCGAAGCAACTCGACGGATGGGTTGCGGAGGCGTCGCAGAGCGAGGGCAGTTATGGGTTGGCGTTCACGCAGACGGATGGTGACGTGCCCGCGATCGACAGTGCTGGCTTTTTCCCGACTGAGGGCGAGGTGCTCGACCATACCGCTGCGCAGCCGTTGACCCGACAGGGAGATGCCTTTCTCATGGCGTTGCAGCAATCGCAGTACGCCAGGTCCCCTGTCGATACGCTTCGAGGCGTTCTTGTCGCACCGAAAGGGGCGTCATGGCACCCGGATAGAGAGGTGCGAGCTATCGAAATTTCCGCACCCGTCGTTGAGGAAGGCACAGGCCAGCTCTCGATTCTCGACGGGGCTGCCTTGGCCGGGTCGAGTGGGGCAGGCGGTGTGTCGCTGGTCTGGGCGCTCGTGTTGGCGTTCGCCGGCGGGATGCTACTCAACTTGATGCCCTGTGTTTTTCCCGTTCTCTCGATCAAAATCCTCGGGTTTGCCGATTCCTCCGGCGACGATCCCTCCGCGATGCGGCGACACGGCTGGCTGTTTGGCGCGGGCGTGCTCGTCTCCATGTGGATTCTGGCGGGGACGCTCCTGGGGCTGCGAGCAGCGGGAAGTGAGATCGGCTGGGGCTTTCAGCTTCAGTCGCCGGCGTTCGTCGCGCTGATGACATTGCTGTTCACCGGGATCGGGTTCTATCTGTTGGGTTCCTTCGATGTCGGCACGAGCCTCATGAACTGGGGCGGGCGCATGCAGACGGCCGGTCCGAGTGACGGCAACCGTGGCGCCTTCCTGACGGGCGTTCTCGCTACCGTCGTCGCAACGCCGTGTACGGCTCCGTTCATGGGAGCCGCTCTGGGTGTGGCGCTCGCGTCGTCGACCGTCGGGGCACTCGCCATCTTCTCCATGCTCGGCGCTGGAATGGCCACGCCGTATGTCGCGCTCTCGATGTCGCCCGGTCTGCTGGAGAAGCTGCCGAACCCCGGCACCTGGATGGAGACGCTGAAGCAGGCGTTCGCTTTCCCGATGTTTGCGACGGCCATCTGGCTCGTCTGGGTTTTTGCGCAGCAGACCGGTGACACCGCCGTTGCGATGCTCCTGCTGGGGGTGCTGCTCTTCGGCGTTGCCGCATGGATTCTGAACCGATGGTCGCCGGCCACGCTCACTCGGACCGCGCGGGTCGCTTCGCGCACCGTGGCAGCAGTATTACTCGCTGGAGGAGTGGCGCTGGCTATTCTCGGTTCGCAGAGCCAGTCTGTCAGCGCTTCGACCAACACGTCGATGTCGACGGATTCGGCATGGCAGAGCTATTCTGCGGCTGCTGTCGACAGCCTTCGGGCGAGCGGACGCCCCGTCTTCATCGACTTCACCGCCGCCTGGTGTCTCACATGCCAGGTGAATAAGCAGACCGTCCTTACCTCACCGGACGTAGAGCAGGCGTTTCGCGAAAAAGATGTCGCACTCGTCCGGGCGGACTGGACCAATCGGGACGCCGAGATTACCCGGGCTCTTGAGTCGCACGGACGGAGCGGCGTCCCGCTGTACGTCTACTACGACGGCCCCGACGCCCGCCCCGACATTCTGCCCGAAGTCCTGACAAAAGACATTGTGCTACGCCGACTCGACGGGTCGTCCTGA